A window of Ptychodera flava strain L36383 chromosome 1, AS_Pfla_20210202, whole genome shotgun sequence contains these coding sequences:
- the LOC139133439 gene encoding arylsulfatase B-like: MIASVLLASLLLASACFAVGDSTAYRSKTTKPNIMFVVADDLGWNDIGYNNRDIFTPTLDSLAREGVILNQSYVQPVCTPTRASFMSGYFPYRLGLQHKVLDRSEPAGLPLNFTLLPQKLKEQGYTTYMVGKWHLGFCKYNYTPDGRGFDHFYGYYNAAEGYYNHSVGGYLDLREDLNPDWNENGTYSTDIFVHKAIQYLIGHNQSNPFYMYLPFQSVHAPIAVPKKYYDMYSFIHDQSRRIKSGMITAMDDAVKAVVVALQKLGFWDNTLFIFTTDNGGPANPDNGGNNWPLRGAKTTLWEGGTRGVAFVRGKLVEKTGYVNNEMIHAVDWFPSLLELVGGKRDPDMDGMNVWNTLARGDPSPRKEFVYNIDEVDPAGEALRMGDYKLILGHAGKPDGWVPPPSVDGLWHEIVLMNDHEEETEYCYAPPTNATYLFNIKDDPTEHFNIADKMPEKVKEMTARLEELKKKLVPAIQVPAEPQKADPRKFGGVWSPGWC; this comes from the exons GATTTGG GATGGAACGACATTGGCTACAACAACCGTGACATCTTCACACCTACTCTCGACTCACTGGCGAGGGAGGGCGTGATTTTGAACCAATCGTATGTACAACCAGTCTGTACACC GACTCGAGCATCGTTTATGTCCGGGTATTTTCCATACCGACTTGGTCTCCag CACAAGGTACTTGACAGAAGTGAGCCAGCCGGTTTACCCCTGAACTTCACTTTACTGCCACAGAAGCTAAAAGAGCAAGGATACACCACATACATGGTTGGAAA ATGGCACCTTGGATTTTGCAAATATAACTACACACCGGATGGGCGTGGTTTCGATCATTTTTATGGTTACTACAATGCAGCAGAAGGATATTACAATCACTCTGTAG GTGGATACCTTGACCTACGAGAAGACCTGAATCCAGACTGGAATGAAAATGGCACCTATTCTACG GATATCTTCGTACACAAAGCAATACAGTATCTTATCGGTCACAACCAAAGCAATCCGTTTTACATGTATCTACCATTCCAAAGCGTTCATGCACCCATTGCG GTTCCAAAGAAGTATTATGACATGTACTCGTTCATACACGACCAGAGTAGACGAATTAAATCAG GAATGATTACAGCAATGGACGATGCAGTGAAAGCAGTGGTTGTAGCGTTACAGAAACTTGGATTCTGGGACAACACGTTATTCATTTTCACAACGGAT AATGGCGGCCCGGCAAATCCCGACAACGGAGGGAATAATTGGCCTTTACGCGGCGCCAAAACCACACTGTGGGAGGGCGGCACCAGGGGCGTTGCCTTCGTCCGCGGCAAGCTTGTTGAGAAGACAGGTTACGTCAATAATGA AATGATACATGCGGTGGACTGGTTTCCGTCTCTGCTCGAACTTGTGGGAGGAAAGCGAG acccTGATATGGACGGCATGAATGTATGGAACACCTTGGCAAGGGGCGACCCTTCACCCAGGAAAGAATTCGTCTATAATATTGATGAGGTTGATCCCGCTGGAGAAGCATTAAG AATGGGGGATTACAAACTAATCCTTGGACATGCTGGTAAGCCAG ACGGTTGGGTACCGCCCCCCTCCGTGGATGGACTTTGGCACGAAATTGTTCTCATGAACGACCATGAAGAAGAAACAGAATATTGTTATGCTCCTCCAACAAACGCGActtatttatttaatataaaaG ACGACCCTACCGAACATTTTAATATTGCTGATAAAATGCCAGAGAAAGTCAAAGAGATGACCGCCAGACTTGAAGAACTGAAAAAGAAGTTGGTTCCAGCAATTCAAGTGCCTGCAGAACCACAAAAGGCTGATCCGAGAAAGTTTGGTGGTGTATGGTCCCCTGGCTGGTGCTGA